One Salmo trutta chromosome 26, fSalTru1.1, whole genome shotgun sequence DNA window includes the following coding sequences:
- the LOC115163050 gene encoding glucagon receptor isoform X1: MKNPAIILLILFVLCRTVLVSTKSVKHTVEEWNIYRSECLLRMSTDPTPPGLFCGRMFDMYACWPEGIPNTTVKVPCPWYLPWYNQVRNGYVLRECGPDGQWAINNTSSTWRDHSQCNADNNQQVAQENQMVILAYFRVMYTVGYSLSLASLSLALIILLIFRKLRCTRNYIHTNLFASFILRAISILTRDAVLTRDTPEFRDNRDVSNVLSDQALSGCRVAQVLMQYCVGANYYWLLVEGLYLHNLLVLMVFSENSYFCGYLFIGWGTPVLFVVPWIIVRYLYENTRCWEINENMAYWWIIRTPILLAILVNFFIFIRIIQILVSKLKARQMRYTDYKFRLAKSTLTLIPLLGIHEVVFAVMSEEQTEGILRNINLFFELLFNSFQGLLVAILYCFVNKEVQSEIKKKWQQWKLGMTVLDDLRNTGSNTPQGGTGGGQCHHDPQCQPDCQQEDTHNLSSDASASGPHARPRPHHHPGAKKGKAYCYISARKQVLNGLDGAPLGNGGGEGAIKYSESYC; this comes from the exons ATGAAGAACCCTgccatcatcctcctcatcctgtTTGTCCTGTGCAGAACTGTG CTTGTGTCAACGAAGTCGGTGAAGCACACAGTGGAGGAATGGAACATATACAGGAGCGAGTGCCTGCTGAGAATGAGCACGGACCCCACACCCCCAG GCTTATTCTGCGGCCGCATGTTTGACATGTACGCCTGCTGGCCGGAGGGCATCCCCAACACCACCGTTAAAGTGCCCTGCCCGTGGTACCTCCCCTGGTACAACCAAG TTCGTAATGGATATGTGTTGCGGGAGTGTGGGCCTGATGGCCAATGGGCCATTAACAACACCAGTAGCACCTGGAGGGACCACTCCCAGTGCAACGCAGACAATAACCAGCAGGTGGCACAG GAGAACCAGATGGTGATCTTGGCCTACTTCCGGGTGATGTACACTGTGGGCTACTCTCTGTCCCTGGCCAGCCTTTCCCTGGCCCTCATCATACTGCTCATCTTCAG GAAACTAAGGTGCACCAGGAACTATATCCACACCAATCTGTTTGCGTCCTTCATCCTGCGAGCCATATCCATCCTCACCAGAGATGCCGTTCTCACCAGGGACACCCCCGAGTTCAGAGACAACAGAGACGTGTCCAATGTCCTCAGTGATCAG GCTCTCTCTGGCTGCCGTGTGGCCCAGGTGCTGATGCAGTACTGTGTGGGGGCTAACTACTACTGGCTGCTGGTGGAAGGCCTGTACCTTCACAACCTGCTGGTGCTCATGGTCTTCTCTGAGAACAGCTACTTCTGTGGATACCTCTTCATCGGCTGGG GAACCCCAGTGTTATTTGTGGTCCCCTGGATTATAGTGCGGTACCTGTACGAAAACACACG GTGCTGGGAGATCAACGAGAACATGGCGTACTGGTGGATCATCCGCACACCCATCCTCCTGGCCATTCTG GTCAACTTTTTCATATTTATTCGGATCATACAGATCCTTGTCTCCAAATTAAAGGCACGCCAAATGAGGTACACAGATTATAAATTCAG GTTGGCTAAGTCCACTCTGACCCTCATCCCTCTCCTGGGCATCCATGAGGTTGTCTTTGCCGTGATGTcagaggaacagacagagggCATCCTCCGAAATATCAACCTCTTCTTTGAACTTTTATTCAATTCTTTCCAG GGTCTCCTGGTTGCCATCCTGTACTGCTTCGTCAATAAAGAG GTGCAGTCAGAGATAAAGAAGAAATGGCAGCAATGGAAGCTGGGCATGACCGTCCTGGACGACCTTCGCAACACCGGCAGCAACACGCCACAGGGGGGCACCGGCGGCGGGCAGTGCCACCACGACCCGCAATGTCAGCCTGACTGTCAACAGGAGGATACCCACAACCTCTCCTCGGATGCCTCCGCCTCGGGGCCGCATGCCCGCCCGCGCCCACACCACCACCCAGGGGCCAAGAAGGGCAAGGCCTACTGCTACATTTCCGCCCGCAAGCAGGTGCTGAACGGCCTTGATGGAGCTCCGCTGGGCAACGGGGGAGGAGAAGGAGCCATCAAATACTCTGAGAGCTACTGCTGA
- the LOC115163050 gene encoding glucagon receptor isoform X2, producing the protein MKNPAIILLILFVLCRTVLVSTKSVKHTVEEWNIYRSECLLRMSTDPTPPVRNGYVLRECGPDGQWAINNTSSTWRDHSQCNADNNQQVAQENQMVILAYFRVMYTVGYSLSLASLSLALIILLIFRKLRCTRNYIHTNLFASFILRAISILTRDAVLTRDTPEFRDNRDVSNVLSDQALSGCRVAQVLMQYCVGANYYWLLVEGLYLHNLLVLMVFSENSYFCGYLFIGWGTPVLFVVPWIIVRYLYENTRCWEINENMAYWWIIRTPILLAILVNFFIFIRIIQILVSKLKARQMRYTDYKFRLAKSTLTLIPLLGIHEVVFAVMSEEQTEGILRNINLFFELLFNSFQGLLVAILYCFVNKEVQSEIKKKWQQWKLGMTVLDDLRNTGSNTPQGGTGGGQCHHDPQCQPDCQQEDTHNLSSDASASGPHARPRPHHHPGAKKGKAYCYISARKQVLNGLDGAPLGNGGGEGAIKYSESYC; encoded by the exons ATGAAGAACCCTgccatcatcctcctcatcctgtTTGTCCTGTGCAGAACTGTG CTTGTGTCAACGAAGTCGGTGAAGCACACAGTGGAGGAATGGAACATATACAGGAGCGAGTGCCTGCTGAGAATGAGCACGGACCCCACACCCCCAG TTCGTAATGGATATGTGTTGCGGGAGTGTGGGCCTGATGGCCAATGGGCCATTAACAACACCAGTAGCACCTGGAGGGACCACTCCCAGTGCAACGCAGACAATAACCAGCAGGTGGCACAG GAGAACCAGATGGTGATCTTGGCCTACTTCCGGGTGATGTACACTGTGGGCTACTCTCTGTCCCTGGCCAGCCTTTCCCTGGCCCTCATCATACTGCTCATCTTCAG GAAACTAAGGTGCACCAGGAACTATATCCACACCAATCTGTTTGCGTCCTTCATCCTGCGAGCCATATCCATCCTCACCAGAGATGCCGTTCTCACCAGGGACACCCCCGAGTTCAGAGACAACAGAGACGTGTCCAATGTCCTCAGTGATCAG GCTCTCTCTGGCTGCCGTGTGGCCCAGGTGCTGATGCAGTACTGTGTGGGGGCTAACTACTACTGGCTGCTGGTGGAAGGCCTGTACCTTCACAACCTGCTGGTGCTCATGGTCTTCTCTGAGAACAGCTACTTCTGTGGATACCTCTTCATCGGCTGGG GAACCCCAGTGTTATTTGTGGTCCCCTGGATTATAGTGCGGTACCTGTACGAAAACACACG GTGCTGGGAGATCAACGAGAACATGGCGTACTGGTGGATCATCCGCACACCCATCCTCCTGGCCATTCTG GTCAACTTTTTCATATTTATTCGGATCATACAGATCCTTGTCTCCAAATTAAAGGCACGCCAAATGAGGTACACAGATTATAAATTCAG GTTGGCTAAGTCCACTCTGACCCTCATCCCTCTCCTGGGCATCCATGAGGTTGTCTTTGCCGTGATGTcagaggaacagacagagggCATCCTCCGAAATATCAACCTCTTCTTTGAACTTTTATTCAATTCTTTCCAG GGTCTCCTGGTTGCCATCCTGTACTGCTTCGTCAATAAAGAG GTGCAGTCAGAGATAAAGAAGAAATGGCAGCAATGGAAGCTGGGCATGACCGTCCTGGACGACCTTCGCAACACCGGCAGCAACACGCCACAGGGGGGCACCGGCGGCGGGCAGTGCCACCACGACCCGCAATGTCAGCCTGACTGTCAACAGGAGGATACCCACAACCTCTCCTCGGATGCCTCCGCCTCGGGGCCGCATGCCCGCCCGCGCCCACACCACCACCCAGGGGCCAAGAAGGGCAAGGCCTACTGCTACATTTCCGCCCGCAAGCAGGTGCTGAACGGCCTTGATGGAGCTCCGCTGGGCAACGGGGGAGGAGAAGGAGCCATCAAATACTCTGAGAGCTACTGCTGA